A portion of the Callithrix jacchus isolate 240 chromosome 13, calJac240_pri, whole genome shotgun sequence genome contains these proteins:
- the DSEL gene encoding dermatan-sulfate epimerase-like protein: MPKEGAPPWIMAVMFTGHLLFLALLMFAFSTFEESVSNYSEWAVFTDDIDQFKTQRVQDFRPKQKLKKSMLHPSLYFDGGEIQAMRQKSRTSHLHLFRAIRSAVTVMLSNPTYYLPPPKHADFAAKWNEIYGNNLPPLALYCLLCPEDKVAFEFVLEYMDRMVGYKDWLVENAPGDEVPIGHSLTGFATAFDFLYNLLDNHRRQKYLEKIWVITEEMYEYSKVRSWGKQLLHNHQATNMIALLTGALVTGVDKGSKANIWKQVVVDVMEKTMFLLNHIVDGSLDEGVAYGSYTAKSITQYVFLAQRHFNINNLDNNWLKMHFWFYYATLLPGFQRTVGIADSNYNWFYGPESQLVFLDKFILKNGAGNWLAQQIRKHRPKDGPMVPSTAQRWSTLHTEYIWYDPQLIPQPPAEYGTAKIHTFPNWGVVTYGAGLPNTQTNTFVSFKSGKLGGRAVYDIVHFQPYSWIDGWRSFNPGHEHPDQNSFTFAPNGQVFVSEALYGPKLSHLNNVLVFAPSPSSQCNKPWEGQLGECAQWLKWTGEEVGDAAGEIITASQHGEMIFVSGEAVSAYSSAMRLKSVYRALLLLNSQTLLVVDHIERQEDSPINSVSAFFHNLDIDFKYIPYRFMNRYNGAMMDVWDAHYKMFWFDHHGNSPMASIQEAEQAAEFKKRWTQFVNVTFQMESTITRIAYVFYGPYINVSSCRFIDNSNSGLQISLNVNNTEHVVSIVTDYHNLKTRFSYLGFGGFASVADQGQITRFGLGTQAIVKPVRHDRVILPFGFKFNIAVGLILCISLVILTFQWRFYLSFRKLMRWILILVIALWFIELLDVWSTCTQPICAKWTRTEDEESKKSLSSEGHHIDLPDIVITSLPGSGAEILKQLFFNSSDFLYIRVPTAYIDIPETEFEIDSFVDACEWKVSDIRSGHFRLLRGWLQSLVQDTKLHLQNIHLHEPSRGKLAQYFTMNKDKKRKLKRRESLPEQRSQMKGAFDRDAEYIRALRRHLFYYPSARPVLSLSSGSWTLKLHFFQEVLGASMRALYIVRDPRAWIYSMLYNSKPSLYSLKNVPEHLAKLFKIEGGKGKCNLNSAYAFEYEPLRKELSKSKSNAVSLLSHLWLANTAAALRINTDLLPTSYQLVKFEDIVHFPQKTTERIFAFLGIPLSPASLNQILFATSTNLFYLPYEGEISPTNTHVWKQNLPREEIKVIENICWTLMDRLGYPKFMD; the protein is encoded by the coding sequence ATGCCTAAGGAAGGAGCACCCCCATGGATCATGGCGGTAATGTTTACAGGACATTTACTATTCTTAGCGTTATTGATGTTTGCTTTCTCTACTTTTGAGGAATCTGTGAGCAATTACTCTGAATGGGCAGTTTTCACAGATGATATAGATCAGTTTAAAACACAGAGAGTGCAAGATTTCAGACCCAAGCAAAAGCTGAAGAAAAGTATGCTTCATCCAAGTTTATATTTTGATGGTGGAGAAATCCAAGCAATGAGACAAAAGTCTCGCACAAGCCATTTGCATCTTTTTAGAGCTATCAGAAGTGCAGTGACAGTTATGCTGTCCAACCCAACATACTACCTACCTCCACCAAAGCATGCTGATTTTGCTGCCAAGTGGAACGAAATTTATGGTAACAATCTGCCTCCTTTAGCATTGTACTGTTTGTTATGCCCAGAAGACAAAGTTGCCTTTGAGTTTGTCTTGGAATATATGGACAGGATGGTTGGCTACAAAGACTGGCTAGTAGAGAATGCACCAGGAGATGAGGTTCCAATTGGCCATTCCTTAACAGGTTTTGCCACTGCCTTTGACTTTTTATATAACTTACTAGATAATCATCGAAGACAAAAATACCTGGAAAAAATATGGGTTATTACTGAGGAAATGTATGAGTATTCCAAGGTCCGCTCATGGGGCAAACAGCTTCTCCATAACCACCAAGCCACTAATATGATAGCGTTACTCACAGGGGCCTTGGTGACTGGAGTAGATAAAGGATCTAAAGCAAATATATGGAAACAGGTTGTAGTGGATGTAATGGAAAAGACGATGTTTCTACTGAATCATATTGTTGATGGTTCTTTGGATGAAGGTGTGGCCTATGGAAGCTACACAGCTAAATCCATCACACAGTATGTTTTTCTGGCCCAGCGCCATTTTAATATCAATAACTTGGATAATAACTGGTTAAAGATGCACTTTTGGTTCTATTATGCCACCCTTTTACCTGGCTTCCAAAGAACTGTGGGTATAGCAGATTCCAATTATAATTGGTTTTATGGGCCAGAGAGCCAGCTAGTTTTCTTGGATAAGTTCATCTTAAAGAATGGAGCCGGAAATTGGTTAGCTCAGCAAATTAGAAAGCACCGACCTAAAGATGGACCGATGGTTCCTTCAACTGCCCAGAGGTGGAGTACTCTTCACACTGAATACATCTGGTATGATCCCCAGCTCATACCACAGCCACCTGCTGAATATGGTACTGCAAAAATACACACATTCCCTAATTGGGGTGTGGTTACTTATGGGGCTGGGTTGCCAAACACACAAACTAATACCTTTGTGTCTTTTAAATCTGGGAAGCTGGGGGGACGGGCTGTGTATGACATAGTTCATTTTCAGCCATATTCATGGATTGATGGGTGGAGAAGCTTTAACCCAGGACATGAGCATCCAGATCAGAACTCATTTACTTTTGCCCCCAATGGACAAGTATTTGTTTCTGAAGCTCTCTATGGACCCAAGTTGAGCCACCTTAACAATGTATTGGTGTTCGCTCCATCACCCTCAAGCCAGTGTAATAAGCCCTGGGAAGGTCAACTGGGAGAATGTGCACAGTGGCTTAAGTGGACTGGTGAGGAGGTTGGTGATGCAGCTGGGGAAATCATCACTGCCTCTCAACATGGGGAAATGATATTTGTGAGTGGGGAAGCAGTGTCTGCTTATTCTTCAGCAATGAGACTGAAAAGTGTGTATCGTGCTTTGCTTCTCTTAAATTCTCAAACTCTGCTAGTTGTTGATCATATTGAGAGGCAAGAAGATTCCCCAATAAATTCTGTCAGTGCCTTCTTTCATAATTTGGatattgattttaaatatatCCCATATAGGTTTATGAATAGGTACAATGGTGCCATGATGGATGTGTGGGATGCACACTACAAAATGTTTTGGTTTGATCATCATGGCAATAGTCCTATGGCTAGTATACAGGAAGCAGAGCAAGCTGCTGAATTTAAGAAACGGTGGACTCAATTTGTTAATGTTACTTTTCAGATGGAATCTACAATCACAAGAATTGCATATGTCTTCTATGGGCCCTATATCAATGTTTCCAGCTGCAGATTTATTGATAATTCCAATTCTGGACTTCAGATTTCTCTCAATGTCAATAATACTGAACATGTTGTTTCTATCGTAACTGATTACCATAACCTGAAGACAAGATTCAGTTATCTGGGATTTGGTGGCTTTGCCAGTGTTGCTGATCAAGGCCAAATAACCCGATTTGGTTTGGGCACTCAAGCAATAGTAAAGCCCGTAAGACATGATAGGGTTATTTTACCCTTtggatttaaatttaatatagcaGTTGGATTAATTTTGTGCATTAGCTTGGTGATTTTAACTTTCCAATGGCGTTTTTacctttcttttagaaaattaatgCGATGGATACTGATACTTGTTATTGCCTTATGGTTTATTGAGCTTCTGGATGTGTGGAGCACTTGCACTCAGCCCATTTGTGCAAAATGGACAAGGACAGAGGACGAGGAAAGCAAGAAGTCTTTGTCTTCTGAAGGGCACCACATCGATCTTCCTGATATTGTCATTACCTCCCTACCTGGTTCAGGAGCTGAAATTCTCAAACAACTTTTTTTCAACAGTAGTGATTTTCTCTACATCAGGGTTCCTACGGCCTACATTGATATTCCTGAAACTGAGTTTGAAATCGACTCATTTGTAGACGCCTGTGAATGGAAGGTGTCAGATATCCGTAGTGGGCATTTTCGTTTACTCCGAGGTTGGTTACAGTCTTTAgtccaggatacaaaattacatttGCAAAACATCCATTTGCATGAACCTAGTAGGGGTAAACTGGCccaatattttacaatgaataaggacaaaaaaagaaaattaaaaaggagagagTCTTTGCCGGAACAAAGAAGTCAAATGAAAGGCGCCTTTGATAGAGATGCTGAATATATTAGGGCTTTGAGGAGACACCTGTTTTACTACCCAAGTGCACGTCCTGTGCTCAGTTTAAGCAGTGGGAGCTGGACCTTAAAGCTTCATTTTTTTCAGGAAGTTTTAGGAGCTTCGATGAGGGCATTATACATAGTAAGAGACCCTCGGGCATGGATTTATTCAATGCTGTACAATAGTAAACCAAGTCTTTATTCTTTGAAGAATGTACCAGAGCATTTagcaaaattgtttaaaatagagGGAGGTAAAGGCAAATGTAACTTAAATTCAGCCTATGCTTTTGAGTACGAACCATTGAGGAAAGAATTATCAAAATCCAAATCAAATGCAGTGTCCCTGTTGTCTCACTTGTGGCTAGCAAATACAGCAGCAGCCTTgagaataaatacagatttgCTGCCTACTAGCTACCAGCTGGTCAAGTTTGAAGATATTGTGCATTTTCCTCAGAAAACAACTGAAAGGAtttttgcctttcttggaattccTTTGTCTCCTGCTAGTTTAAACCAAATATTGTTCGCCACCTCCACAAACCTTTTTTACCTTCCCTATGAAGGGGAAATATCACCAACTAATACTCATGTTTGGAAACAGAACTTGCCTAGAGAGGAAATTAAAGTAATTGAAAACATCTGCTGGACACTGATGGATCGCCTAGGATATCCAAAGTTTATGGACTAA